A stretch of the Ptychodera flava strain L36383 chromosome 18, AS_Pfla_20210202, whole genome shotgun sequence genome encodes the following:
- the LOC139117147 gene encoding uncharacterized protein isoform X1 has translation MLSLNCGETYRQKITFLLVLFLVFVSVIYFSGQSKKSTYPRYAGNTDIPASPHSRGQKTSEESGNDLDLLKTGLSKILRNLTTWKKELGMTSLMVTRALKHRTSTSDLSRVVIDAVTKKRALHIGVAGGSISAGVYIYANVFAETIESALGVPVEIHNGAIGATDSRFATYCFGALVNITKLDIVLWEYAANDFHKGLGPWAQEEFTRVILDLPNSPQLIYVNFLFGVEMYKKSCESNEIVGSRPLSEYYNVPSISMPDALCDLVKYGNITDLIISRSNNHPTIKYHTMAGVALVELFKRVLNKLINTSALHSLEDMKKLYAASPRVGRLKPIFSKMTILKPKCWTTLKTRQKHRPQNDRQRQRLAQNQLTPINYVDWNIGSSDAENQNRTDLKRFWTTNKANSSITFPFSIPPFLSLNCTVSVAVWGGPDCGSADAFIDRDVRKSIRINSEWKYRVTLTERISDSLAPGDHTLTLIGIGDGFFRISSIMTSYRTVL, from the coding sequence ATGTTGTCGCTAAATTGTGGcgagacatacagacagaaaatAACGTTTTTACTGGTATTGTTTCTGGTGTTTGTCAGTGTCATATACTTCAGTGGACAGTCAAAGAAATCGACATATCCGAGATACGCAGGCAACACGGATATTCCCGCTTCACCTCACTCCAGGGGCCAAAAAACGTCAGAAGAGTCAGGCAATGATTTGGACTTATTGAAAACTGGACTATCGAAGATCCTCAGAAACTTGACCACGTGGAAAAAAGAACTTGGAATGACCTCTCTGATGGTAACCAGGGCCTTGAAGCATCGGACTTCAACATCCGATTTAAGCCGGGTAGTCATCGATGCGGTGACAAAGAAGAGGGCGCTGCACATTGGGGTTGCAGGCGGCTCAATCTCTGCTGGTGtgtatatttatgcaaatgtgttTGCAGAAACGATAGAATCTGCCCTAGGCGTACCGGTAGAGATTCACAACGGGGCGATTGGTGCTACCGATAGTAGGTTTGCTACCTATTGTTTTGGCGCGCTCGTTAATATAACCAAGCTGGATATCGTTCTTTGGGAATATGCAGCGAATGACTTCCACAAAGGTCTGGGACCATGGGCACAGGAAGAATTCACCCGCGTCATATTAGATTTGCCAAACTCGCCCCAATTAATTTACGTAAACTTTCTCTTTGGCGtcgaaatgtacaaaaaatcgtGTGAGAGCAATGAAATAGTTGGCAGCCGGCCACTCAGCGAATATTACAATGTACCATCGATTAGTATGCCAGATGCATTGTGTGATTTGGTGAAATATGGTAATATTACTGATTTGATCATAAGCCGGAGTAACAATCACCCGACTATTAAGTACCACACGATGGCGGGCGTGGCTCTCGTGGAATTATTTAAACGCGTGTTGAATAAGTTGATAAATACCAGTGCATTGCATTCGCTTGAGGACATGAAGAAACTATATGCTGCTTCACCGAGGGTTGGGCGACTTAAACCAATTTTCAGCAAAATGACGATACTGAAACCAAAATGTTGGACAACCTTAAAGACAAGACAAAAGCATCGACCCCAAAATGATCGGCAACGTCAACGTCTTGCACAGAACCAATTGACGCCCATCAATTACGTCGACTGGAATATTGGTAGCTCTGACGCTGAAAACCAAAACAGGACAGACTTAAAGCGATTCTGGACAACAAACAAGGCGAATAGCTCCATAACCTTCCCTTTTAGTATACCGCCTTTTCTAAGCCTCAACTGCACTGTCTCTGTTGCTGTGTGGGGTGGGCCTGACTGCGGATCAGCCGATGCCTTCATAGATAGGGATGTGAGAAAGAGCATCCGGATTAATTCAGAATGGAAGTACAGGGTAACCCTGACAGAGAGAATTTCTGATAGCCTGGCCCCGGGGGATCACACACTGACACTGATTGGGATCGGTGATGGATTTTTTCGTATTTCAAGCATCATGACTTCATATCGCACTGTTCTCTGA